Proteins encoded within one genomic window of Panicum virgatum strain AP13 chromosome 1N, P.virgatum_v5, whole genome shotgun sequence:
- the LOC120657553 gene encoding SAP-like protein BP-73 isoform X2, with protein sequence MRPKLNQLWAFLLVLRRPKPTHSPQPIRPVAPDACIFRPEQQRTSDTSRPTSPARAQAKTLAKIPQLYSAQSLSLSSAYQLSPPNRSAPSQGAASPPPPSPPAGTLRAANPHEGMSAAAPAVLHHRGISGRGALPVHHGDCRVPPGACFMGASPMLGPMRVSLVCNASPNNHRPRNSDISRQQKGGSSRGKGKPYQDKDDSENIDEFDSDIMFSKNGPPISLASNSRPQATSAPGEREKEIVELFKRVQAQLRARGKSREHKKPEPAKVQGERGSVDSLLKLLRKHSMDQRRKSSDDKEQNFDLTRRSNDSGNRQSSTIFGTKNDTQEDQKKPPPAPFKRPASNFRRRSPVPGVKFQSVINADADAEADGKSIANNVDDAVEKAKTALNERTATDEPDLVSPYEPDSVSPYEPDSVIQPENISLDDFDALSDDESDTEELNEEYPKPSLEIADFTDIDESHGNSAVESSDLRSLKVAELRELAKSRGIKGYSKMKKNELVEILSGMA encoded by the exons ATGCGGCCCAAACTGAATCAGCTTTGGGCTTTTCTGCTTGTCCTCCGCCGTCCAAAACCAACCCACTCCCCGCAGCCCATCCGCCCTGTCGCGCCGGATGCATGCATCTTCAGACCTGAGCAGCAGCGAACGAGTGACACGAGCCGGCCCACGTCCCCCGCCCGCGCCCAGGCCAAAACCCTCGCCAAAATCCCCCAACTCTACTCCGCTCagtctctgtctctctcttccGCTTATCAGCTGTCACCACCAAATCGCTCTGCCCCAAGCCAGGGCGCCGcttcaccaccgccgccgtcgccgccggctggGACGCTCCGGGCGGCCAACCCCCACGAAGGAATGTCCGCCGCGGCCCCTGCCGTCCTCCACCACCGCG GGATCTCAGGCAGAGGAGCCTTACCTGTACATCATGGAGATTGCAGAGTCCCTCCAGGAGCTTGTTTCATGGGTGCATCACCTATGTTGGGGCCAATGAGGGTGTCTTTGGTATGTAATGCGAGCCCCAACAACCATAGGCCAAGGAATTCGGATATATCCCGTCAACAAAAAGGGGGGTCTTCCAGAGGAAAAGGCAAACCATACCAGGATAAAGATGATTCTGAGAACATCGATGAATTTGATAGTGATATCATGTTCTCCAAAAATGGACCACCAATCTCTCTGGCAAGCAATTCTCGTCCTCAAGCCACATCAGCTCCAGGGGAAAGAGAGAAGGAGATTGTGGAGCTATTTAAAAGGGTTCAAGCACAACTACGAGCTAGAGGGAAAAGCAGGGAACACAAGAAGCCCGAACCTGCAAAAGTACAGGGTGAGAGGGGCAGCGTTGATTCCCTTCTTAAGTTGCTTAGGAAGCACTCTATGGACCAAAGAAGGAAGAGCAGTGATGACAAAGAACAGAATTTTGATCTAACGAGGCGAAGCAATGATTCCGGAAATAGACAAAGCTCAACCATCTTTGGCACAAAAAATGACACCCAGGAAGATCAAAAGAAGCCTCCTCCAGCTCCCTTCAAAAGGCCAGCTTCAAATTTCAGGCGAAGATCCCCTGTTCCTGGAGTGAAATTCCAGTCTGTTATCAACGCAGATGCTGATGCAGAAGCTGATGGCAAGTCTATTGCCAATAATGTCGATGATGCTGTAGAAAAAGCTAAGACAGCTCTCAATGAGAGGACTGCTACAGATGAGCCTGACTTAGTCTCTCCATACGAGCCTGACTCAGTTTCTCCATACGAACCTGATTCTGTAATACAACCAGAAAATATTTCTTTGGATGACTTTGATGCTCTTTCAGATGATGAATCTGATACTGAGGAGTTAAATGAGGAGTATCCCAAACCTTCTTTGGAAATTGCTGATTTTACAGACATTGATGAATCGCATGGTAATAGTGCTGTAGAAAGTTCCGATCTAAGGTCTTTGAAGGTTGCAGAACTGCGGGAACTTGCAAAGTCTCGAGGAATCAAAGGCTACTCAAAGATGAAGAAAAATGAGTTGGTTGAAATCCTGAGTGGCATGGCTTGA
- the LOC120657553 gene encoding SAP-like protein BP-73 isoform X3, which yields MRPKLNQLWAFLLVLRRPKPTHSPQPIRPVAPDACIFRPEQQRTSDTSRPTSPARAQAKTLAKIPQLYSAQSLSLSSAYQLSPPNRSAPSQGAASPPPPSPPAGTLRAANPHEGMSAAAPAVLHHRGRGALPVHHGDCRVPPGACFMGASPMLGPMRVSLVCNASPNNHRPRNSDISRQQKGGSSRGKGKPYQDKDDSENIDEFDSDIMFSKNGPPISLASNSRPQATSAPGEREKEIVELFKRVQAQLRARGKSREHKKPEPAKVQGERGSVDSLLKLLRKHSMDQRRKSSDDKEQNFDLTRRSNDSGNRQSSTIFGTKNDTQEDQKKPPPAPFKRPASNFRRRSPVPGVKFQSVINADADAEADGKSIANNVDDAVEKAKTALNERTATDEPDLVSPYEPDSVSPYEPDSVIQPENISLDDFDALSDDESDTEELNEEYPKPSLEIADFTDIDESHGNSAVESSDLRSLKVAELRELAKSRGIKGYSKMKKNELVEILSGMA from the exons ATGCGGCCCAAACTGAATCAGCTTTGGGCTTTTCTGCTTGTCCTCCGCCGTCCAAAACCAACCCACTCCCCGCAGCCCATCCGCCCTGTCGCGCCGGATGCATGCATCTTCAGACCTGAGCAGCAGCGAACGAGTGACACGAGCCGGCCCACGTCCCCCGCCCGCGCCCAGGCCAAAACCCTCGCCAAAATCCCCCAACTCTACTCCGCTCagtctctgtctctctcttccGCTTATCAGCTGTCACCACCAAATCGCTCTGCCCCAAGCCAGGGCGCCGcttcaccaccgccgccgtcgccgccggctggGACGCTCCGGGCGGCCAACCCCCACGAAGGAATGTCCGCCGCGGCCCCTGCCGTCCTCCACCACCGCG GCAGAGGAGCCTTACCTGTACATCATGGAGATTGCAGAGTCCCTCCAGGAGCTTGTTTCATGGGTGCATCACCTATGTTGGGGCCAATGAGGGTGTCTTTGGTATGTAATGCGAGCCCCAACAACCATAGGCCAAGGAATTCGGATATATCCCGTCAACAAAAAGGGGGGTCTTCCAGAGGAAAAGGCAAACCATACCAGGATAAAGATGATTCTGAGAACATCGATGAATTTGATAGTGATATCATGTTCTCCAAAAATGGACCACCAATCTCTCTGGCAAGCAATTCTCGTCCTCAAGCCACATCAGCTCCAGGGGAAAGAGAGAAGGAGATTGTGGAGCTATTTAAAAGGGTTCAAGCACAACTACGAGCTAGAGGGAAAAGCAGGGAACACAAGAAGCCCGAACCTGCAAAAGTACAGGGTGAGAGGGGCAGCGTTGATTCCCTTCTTAAGTTGCTTAGGAAGCACTCTATGGACCAAAGAAGGAAGAGCAGTGATGACAAAGAACAGAATTTTGATCTAACGAGGCGAAGCAATGATTCCGGAAATAGACAAAGCTCAACCATCTTTGGCACAAAAAATGACACCCAGGAAGATCAAAAGAAGCCTCCTCCAGCTCCCTTCAAAAGGCCAGCTTCAAATTTCAGGCGAAGATCCCCTGTTCCTGGAGTGAAATTCCAGTCTGTTATCAACGCAGATGCTGATGCAGAAGCTGATGGCAAGTCTATTGCCAATAATGTCGATGATGCTGTAGAAAAAGCTAAGACAGCTCTCAATGAGAGGACTGCTACAGATGAGCCTGACTTAGTCTCTCCATACGAGCCTGACTCAGTTTCTCCATACGAACCTGATTCTGTAATACAACCAGAAAATATTTCTTTGGATGACTTTGATGCTCTTTCAGATGATGAATCTGATACTGAGGAGTTAAATGAGGAGTATCCCAAACCTTCTTTGGAAATTGCTGATTTTACAGACATTGATGAATCGCATGGTAATAGTGCTGTAGAAAGTTCCGATCTAAGGTCTTTGAAGGTTGCAGAACTGCGGGAACTTGCAAAGTCTCGAGGAATCAAAGGCTACTCAAAGATGAAGAAAAATGAGTTGGTTGAAATCCTGAGTGGCATGGCTTGA
- the LOC120657553 gene encoding SAP-like protein BP-73 isoform X1, which yields MRPKLNQLWAFLLVLRRPKPTHSPQPIRPVAPDACIFRPEQQRTSDTSRPTSPARAQAKTLAKIPQLYSAQSLSLSSAYQLSPPNRSAPSQGAASPPPPSPPAGTLRAANPHEGMSAAAPAVLHHRVWISGRGALPVHHGDCRVPPGACFMGASPMLGPMRVSLVCNASPNNHRPRNSDISRQQKGGSSRGKGKPYQDKDDSENIDEFDSDIMFSKNGPPISLASNSRPQATSAPGEREKEIVELFKRVQAQLRARGKSREHKKPEPAKVQGERGSVDSLLKLLRKHSMDQRRKSSDDKEQNFDLTRRSNDSGNRQSSTIFGTKNDTQEDQKKPPPAPFKRPASNFRRRSPVPGVKFQSVINADADAEADGKSIANNVDDAVEKAKTALNERTATDEPDLVSPYEPDSVSPYEPDSVIQPENISLDDFDALSDDESDTEELNEEYPKPSLEIADFTDIDESHGNSAVESSDLRSLKVAELRELAKSRGIKGYSKMKKNELVEILSGMA from the exons ATGCGGCCCAAACTGAATCAGCTTTGGGCTTTTCTGCTTGTCCTCCGCCGTCCAAAACCAACCCACTCCCCGCAGCCCATCCGCCCTGTCGCGCCGGATGCATGCATCTTCAGACCTGAGCAGCAGCGAACGAGTGACACGAGCCGGCCCACGTCCCCCGCCCGCGCCCAGGCCAAAACCCTCGCCAAAATCCCCCAACTCTACTCCGCTCagtctctgtctctctcttccGCTTATCAGCTGTCACCACCAAATCGCTCTGCCCCAAGCCAGGGCGCCGcttcaccaccgccgccgtcgccgccggctggGACGCTCCGGGCGGCCAACCCCCACGAAGGAATGTCCGCCGCGGCCCCTGCCGTCCTCCACCACCGCG TTT GGATCTCAGGCAGAGGAGCCTTACCTGTACATCATGGAGATTGCAGAGTCCCTCCAGGAGCTTGTTTCATGGGTGCATCACCTATGTTGGGGCCAATGAGGGTGTCTTTGGTATGTAATGCGAGCCCCAACAACCATAGGCCAAGGAATTCGGATATATCCCGTCAACAAAAAGGGGGGTCTTCCAGAGGAAAAGGCAAACCATACCAGGATAAAGATGATTCTGAGAACATCGATGAATTTGATAGTGATATCATGTTCTCCAAAAATGGACCACCAATCTCTCTGGCAAGCAATTCTCGTCCTCAAGCCACATCAGCTCCAGGGGAAAGAGAGAAGGAGATTGTGGAGCTATTTAAAAGGGTTCAAGCACAACTACGAGCTAGAGGGAAAAGCAGGGAACACAAGAAGCCCGAACCTGCAAAAGTACAGGGTGAGAGGGGCAGCGTTGATTCCCTTCTTAAGTTGCTTAGGAAGCACTCTATGGACCAAAGAAGGAAGAGCAGTGATGACAAAGAACAGAATTTTGATCTAACGAGGCGAAGCAATGATTCCGGAAATAGACAAAGCTCAACCATCTTTGGCACAAAAAATGACACCCAGGAAGATCAAAAGAAGCCTCCTCCAGCTCCCTTCAAAAGGCCAGCTTCAAATTTCAGGCGAAGATCCCCTGTTCCTGGAGTGAAATTCCAGTCTGTTATCAACGCAGATGCTGATGCAGAAGCTGATGGCAAGTCTATTGCCAATAATGTCGATGATGCTGTAGAAAAAGCTAAGACAGCTCTCAATGAGAGGACTGCTACAGATGAGCCTGACTTAGTCTCTCCATACGAGCCTGACTCAGTTTCTCCATACGAACCTGATTCTGTAATACAACCAGAAAATATTTCTTTGGATGACTTTGATGCTCTTTCAGATGATGAATCTGATACTGAGGAGTTAAATGAGGAGTATCCCAAACCTTCTTTGGAAATTGCTGATTTTACAGACATTGATGAATCGCATGGTAATAGTGCTGTAGAAAGTTCCGATCTAAGGTCTTTGAAGGTTGCAGAACTGCGGGAACTTGCAAAGTCTCGAGGAATCAAAGGCTACTCAAAGATGAAGAAAAATGAGTTGGTTGAAATCCTGAGTGGCATGGCTTGA